A section of the Candidatus Aegiribacteria sp. genome encodes:
- the glgP gene encoding alpha-glucan family phosphorylase produces the protein MNFRVVPRIPEQLAALKAIAYNTWWTWNTQAIELFRWIDSDLWESTFHNPVRLLGHVSQDRLAELSTDTVYLSHLEKTSERLSDYLERKTWFDILKQKMEIADDNFLVATFSAEFGLHESIPIYSGGLGVLAGDTIKSCSELGLTAVGVSLLYRQGYFNQYLNSDGWQQEKYFINDYSNMPVEPVYREDGSQVSVDVPMADRTVKAAVWLIKVGRASLYLLDTNLPENDRSDRHITGQLYGGSREMRLKQEIILGIGGLRALDEMNLTPSVRHINEGHSAFLIVERIRQLMQEGLSFPEAREIVAAGNVFTTHTPVPAGNEEFSTDMVVKYLHQMIDAIGLSNEEFLQFGHYDDNPKFSMTVFGLRFSKFRNGVSELHGTISREIWKDVWPALPSADTPLTHVTNGIHPETWVSDEMEKLLSRYVGPRWSSNKTDAKEWEKVDKIPNSELWPAHIRMRERLISWARERWEKQIGRMGLLKPHLEDIPVLDPEIVTIGFARRFATYKRATLLLKDEERLARIVNNSEYPVQFIFAGKAHPHDSSGKELIRKIIHLCMKEEFYGKVIYLENYDMDMARHMIQGVDVWLNTPRFPMEACGTSGMKSCFNGGIHCSVPDGWWAEAYRPGTGWSIGSGEEYDDPELQDRLEAKALYNIIENQIVPIFYDRDKNDIPVNWIKIIKESMKNVCPVFSSNRMLAEYTSEFYVPAYKGTKKLSENNYSGARELAEWMEKIRKNWHSVRIESVQSEIENGTCAVGDPLPITVTLRAGELEPDDLLVEVQHGKIEPDGWLTDRESVRLNFSHEEEGLLFFKGLFECSHSGNQGFTVRILPNHIGFGRIIEPDLVCWWE, from the coding sequence ATGAATTTCAGAGTAGTACCAAGAATACCGGAGCAGCTTGCTGCTCTAAAAGCAATAGCATACAACACATGGTGGACATGGAATACACAGGCAATAGAATTATTCAGATGGATCGATTCCGACCTGTGGGAAAGCACCTTTCATAACCCCGTCCGCCTTCTGGGACATGTCAGTCAGGATAGGCTCGCGGAGCTTTCCACAGATACCGTGTACCTCTCACATCTTGAAAAAACAAGCGAAAGACTGTCAGATTATCTCGAAAGAAAAACATGGTTTGATATACTGAAACAAAAGATGGAAATAGCTGACGATAACTTCCTTGTTGCCACTTTTTCGGCCGAATTCGGCCTCCATGAAAGCATACCCATTTATTCCGGTGGACTTGGTGTATTGGCTGGAGACACCATTAAAAGCTGCAGTGAACTCGGCCTCACAGCTGTTGGGGTCTCATTGCTTTACAGGCAGGGTTATTTCAACCAGTACTTGAACAGCGATGGCTGGCAGCAGGAAAAGTATTTCATCAACGATTACTCGAATATGCCTGTTGAACCAGTCTACCGTGAAGACGGATCACAGGTCTCTGTGGATGTTCCGATGGCCGATAGAACCGTCAAGGCCGCTGTGTGGCTGATAAAAGTAGGCAGGGCTTCCCTTTACCTGCTCGATACTAATCTACCTGAAAATGACAGGAGCGACCGTCATATAACAGGTCAGCTTTACGGCGGGAGCCGTGAAATGAGGCTGAAGCAGGAAATTATACTGGGAATAGGAGGCCTGCGGGCCCTTGACGAAATGAACCTTACGCCCTCTGTCCGGCATATAAACGAGGGGCATTCAGCATTTCTTATCGTTGAACGGATAAGACAGCTTATGCAGGAAGGACTTTCATTCCCTGAGGCCAGGGAAATAGTGGCCGCAGGCAATGTGTTTACAACCCACACTCCCGTACCGGCCGGGAATGAGGAATTTTCTACTGACATGGTCGTCAAATACCTTCATCAAATGATCGATGCAATTGGACTCTCCAATGAAGAGTTTCTTCAATTTGGTCATTACGATGACAATCCCAAATTTTCAATGACTGTTTTCGGCCTGCGTTTTTCGAAATTCCGAAACGGTGTAAGCGAACTCCATGGAACGATCTCAAGGGAGATATGGAAGGATGTATGGCCCGCTCTACCATCCGCGGACACACCGCTTACGCATGTAACGAACGGAATACATCCGGAGACATGGGTTTCAGATGAGATGGAGAAACTGTTGAGCAGGTACGTCGGTCCCAGATGGTCGAGCAATAAGACAGATGCGAAAGAATGGGAAAAAGTCGATAAAATCCCCAATTCAGAGCTGTGGCCCGCCCATATCAGAATGCGCGAAAGGCTCATCTCCTGGGCAAGGGAAAGATGGGAGAAACAGATAGGACGCATGGGGCTTCTCAAACCGCACCTGGAAGATATTCCAGTATTGGATCCTGAAATTGTCACCATCGGTTTTGCCAGAAGATTCGCGACTTACAAGAGAGCAACCCTCCTTCTTAAAGATGAAGAACGTCTCGCTAGAATTGTTAATAATTCCGAGTATCCTGTTCAGTTCATCTTTGCGGGTAAAGCTCACCCGCACGATTCATCCGGCAAGGAATTGATAAGGAAGATCATCCATCTATGCATGAAAGAGGAATTCTACGGTAAAGTCATCTATCTTGAAAATTACGACATGGACATGGCCAGACATATGATTCAGGGAGTTGATGTCTGGCTGAACACACCAAGATTTCCAATGGAAGCATGCGGAACCAGCGGCATGAAATCATGCTTCAATGGAGGTATTCATTGCAGTGTACCTGACGGCTGGTGGGCTGAGGCATACAGACCTGGTACAGGCTGGTCGATAGGTTCAGGAGAAGAATACGATGATCCGGAGCTTCAGGACAGACTCGAGGCGAAAGCCCTTTACAATATCATAGAAAATCAGATTGTACCGATTTTTTACGATCGTGATAAGAATGACATCCCTGTCAACTGGATTAAAATCATCAAAGAATCGATGAAGAACGTATGCCCCGTTTTCAGCAGCAACAGGATGCTTGCCGAATACACATCGGAGTTTTATGTGCCTGCATATAAAGGAACTAAAAAACTGTCAGAAAATAATTATTCCGGAGCCAGAGAACTGGCTGAATGGATGGAAAAAATCCGGAAGAACTGGCATTCCGTCAGGATAGAATCGGTTCAATCGGAAATTGAGAACGGCACATGCGCTGTAGGCGACCCTCTCCCCATCACAGTTACTCTCCGAGCGGGGGAACTTGAGCCTGATGACCTCCTTGTTGAAGTACAGCACGGAAAAATAGAGCCGGATGGATGGCTGACTGATAGAGAATCGGTCCGCCTGAATTTCAGTCATGAAGAAGAGGGTTTACTTTTCTTCAAAGGTTTATTCGAATGCAGCCACTCCGGTAATCAGGGCTTCACGGTAAGAATCCTCCCGAATCATATTGGGTTCGGACGCATCATTGAGCCCGATCTTGTCTGCTGGTGGGAGTAA
- a CDS encoding tRNA threonylcarbamoyladenosine dehydratase, translating into MIERRFDRVADFLGKDSFRAIRRSDVTVIGLGGVGCHAAVALARSGIGSLRLVDFDKLTETSLNRNPLADPGDCGKYKVDVVADNIRRTCPETRVEVLREFFHTDTAASILKPEPDVVIDAIDSLNPKTALIEYCVERKIPVFSSMGASGRRDPSLVRTGDISESRSCPLARQLRKYLRKRGITDGIACVYSIEPAGDNSLPPDIKDLTLRKGRVRNRIPSMIIMPGIFGYALAGMVLDHLSESINE; encoded by the coding sequence ATGATTGAAAGAAGATTCGACAGGGTTGCCGACTTTCTGGGAAAGGATTCATTTCGCGCAATCCGCAGGTCGGATGTTACTGTTATAGGCCTTGGAGGTGTCGGCTGCCACGCTGCAGTTGCCCTGGCCAGAAGCGGTATAGGGAGCCTGCGCCTTGTGGATTTCGATAAGCTTACCGAAACATCCCTGAACAGGAATCCCCTGGCAGATCCGGGAGATTGCGGAAAGTACAAAGTGGATGTTGTCGCCGATAATATTCGAAGAACCTGTCCCGAAACCAGGGTTGAAGTACTTCGAGAGTTCTTTCACACCGATACCGCAGCTTCCATCCTGAAGCCAGAACCTGATGTTGTCATCGATGCCATAGACAGCCTTAATCCCAAAACAGCACTGATTGAGTATTGCGTGGAGCGGAAGATACCGGTTTTCAGCAGTATGGGAGCTTCGGGAAGAAGAGATCCTTCGCTTGTAAGAACAGGTGATATATCCGAATCAAGAAGCTGTCCTCTTGCCAGACAGCTCAGAAAATATCTGCGTAAGCGGGGAATAACGGATGGGATAGCCTGCGTATACTCAATTGAACCTGCCGGGGATAATTCCCTTCCACCGGACATTAAGGATCTGACACTCAGAAAGGGAAGGGTAAGGAACCGGATACCCAGCATGATAATCATGCCCGGAATATTCGGGTACGCCCTCGCGGGAATGGTTCTGGATCATCTTTCGGAAAGCATTAACGAATAA
- a CDS encoding TatD family hydrolase, producing the protein MLIDTHCHLFMDPLYSDVEGVLARASESGVKGMVVPSVEVESWEKVRELAVNKMVFPALGLHPWCADEKLDAGKLEELLIETASVAIGEIGLDFKIENPGRNSQIGIFRTQLNLAAELDLPVILHCRGAFDEMLSILSEKEYRGRIRGVVHAFTRGPQLAERFLELGFYLAFGGGVTRSRAKRARKSAACVPLNRILLETDAPSIGMDGVEPERVEPADVARVCSSLAQLRGITIEEAARATTANARELFGFPQ; encoded by the coding sequence TGGACCCCCTCTATAGTGATGTAGAGGGGGTTCTAGCAAGAGCTTCTGAGAGTGGCGTCAAAGGTATGGTTGTTCCCTCTGTGGAAGTTGAATCCTGGGAGAAGGTCAGAGAGCTGGCTGTTAATAAAATGGTATTTCCCGCTTTGGGGCTTCACCCATGGTGCGCGGATGAAAAGCTTGATGCGGGTAAGCTTGAAGAATTGCTTATTGAAACCGCTTCGGTTGCCATAGGTGAAATAGGCCTTGATTTCAAAATCGAAAATCCGGGGAGAAATTCTCAGATAGGGATATTCCGCACCCAGCTGAACCTTGCCGCTGAACTCGATCTTCCAGTAATACTCCACTGCCGGGGAGCTTTCGATGAAATGCTGTCCATTCTTTCCGAAAAGGAATACCGTGGAAGGATAAGAGGTGTAGTTCATGCTTTCACAAGAGGGCCTCAGCTTGCTGAGCGCTTTCTTGAACTGGGGTTTTATCTTGCTTTCGGAGGAGGAGTAACAAGGTCCCGGGCAAAAAGAGCCAGGAAATCCGCTGCCTGTGTACCTCTGAACAGGATTCTTCTTGAAACTGATGCTCCCTCAATTGGAATGGATGGTGTTGAACCTGAGCGGGTTGAACCGGCCGATGTTGCAAGAGTGTGCAGCTCGCTTGCGCAATTGAGAGGAATCACCATTGAGGAAGCGGCCCGCGCAACTACCGCTAACGCAAGAGAGCTTTTCGGTTTTCCGCAATGA